A single window of Syntrophus aciditrophicus SB DNA harbors:
- a CDS encoding DEAD/DEAH box helicase — translation MSFTQFNLHPQINAGIEALGYKTPTPIQMQSIPAIIQGRDVMGLAQTGTGKTAAFALPILQRLMNGPGKMVRALIVAPTRELAEQINESINEMSRSTKLKSVALYGGVSKNPQIEKLRQGAEIIVACPGRLLDLVAQGVADLSGIEVFVLDEADRMFDMGFLPEIRKITKQLPEKRQTLLFSATMPADIRSLAKDILHDPLTIRIGNDIPVSTVSHTLYPVEQHLKTALLIKLLKETDTESVLVFARTKHRTTRVAMQMKKAGFPVSSLQGDLSQNQRQTALNGFREGKYRILIATDIAARGIDVTRISHVINYDMPDTVEAYTHRIGRTGRATKSGDAFSFVTSEERDLVDSIEYVLGKQIARCTLEDFDYSRPAPAGSGRVRHPMRMPAISELPTRFRSSTPVKKTASYHMSPGASGRRSR, via the coding sequence ATGAGTTTTACTCAATTTAATCTTCACCCGCAGATCAATGCCGGTATCGAGGCCCTGGGCTATAAAACGCCGACACCAATTCAGATGCAATCCATTCCCGCGATTATCCAGGGAAGGGATGTTATGGGGCTTGCACAGACCGGAACGGGGAAAACAGCTGCCTTTGCACTTCCGATTTTGCAACGGCTGATGAACGGTCCCGGCAAAATGGTTCGCGCCCTGATTGTCGCACCGACGCGGGAGTTAGCTGAACAGATAAATGAATCCATTAATGAAATGAGTCGGTCAACGAAATTGAAGAGCGTTGCTCTTTACGGGGGGGTGAGCAAGAATCCCCAGATCGAGAAACTCCGGCAAGGGGCCGAAATTATCGTCGCCTGTCCGGGTCGTCTTCTTGATCTTGTGGCCCAAGGCGTTGCCGACTTGTCTGGAATCGAAGTTTTCGTTTTGGATGAAGCGGACCGGATGTTTGATATGGGTTTCCTTCCTGAGATCCGGAAAATCACAAAGCAGCTGCCCGAAAAGCGGCAGACGCTGCTTTTCTCTGCCACCATGCCGGCCGACATCCGCAGCCTGGCAAAGGATATCCTGCACGACCCTCTAACCATCAGGATTGGCAACGATATTCCTGTCTCTACGGTTTCCCACACTCTTTATCCCGTTGAACAGCATCTCAAAACGGCGCTTCTGATAAAGCTTCTCAAGGAAACAGACACTGAGTCAGTCCTCGTCTTCGCGCGGACGAAGCATCGTACAACGCGGGTGGCCATGCAGATGAAAAAAGCCGGTTTCCCCGTGAGTTCCCTCCAGGGAGATCTGTCGCAGAATCAACGTCAGACAGCACTGAATGGGTTCCGGGAAGGGAAGTATCGGATTTTGATCGCTACGGACATCGCGGCTCGCGGGATCGATGTGACCCGCATTTCTCACGTGATCAATTATGACATGCCCGACACTGTCGAGGCTTACACACATCGGATCGGGCGCACTGGTCGTGCGACAAAGTCAGGGGACGCCTTTTCGTTTGTAACCTCAGAGGAAAGGGATTTGGTGGATTCCATCGAGTATGTGCTTGGAAAACAGATCGCAAGGTGTACCCTTGAGGATTTCGATTACTCAAGACCGGCTCCTGCTGGAAGTGGCAGGGTCCGCCATCCCATGCGAATGCCGGCAATAAGCGAACTCCCGACACGGTTTCGTAGTTCAACCCCGGTAAAGAAAACTGCATCTTATCACATGAGCCCTGGAGCTTCCGGCCGCCGAAGCCGTTAG
- a CDS encoding SHOCT domain-containing protein, with product MWILFLIVIGILLYFVVQTAKAKGGAGVSEETPLDILKKRYARGELTKEDFDRMKRELSE from the coding sequence ATGTGGATTCTGTTTCTGATTGTGATCGGCATCTTGCTCTACTTTGTGGTCCAGACTGCCAAAGCAAAAGGAGGAGCAGGAGTGTCGGAGGAGACTCCCCTCGACATTCTGAAAAAGCGTTACGCCAGGGGTGAACTAACGAAAGAAGACTTTGACCGGATGAAACGGGAGCTTTCAGAGTAG
- a CDS encoding 2Fe-2S iron-sulfur cluster-binding protein, with the protein MSEILLQIDGKEVRAREGMTILEAARSAGIHIPTLCHHEKLEPFGGCRLCIVELESRGSTRLVVSCVYLVEKNLVVRTRSEKIDRIRKMILELLLAHAPDSFVLEELAREYGADRNRFEKEASFCIHCGLCVRYCAEVKKKNAIGFVDRGIHKEISFIPEIAARECMKCRECFPLCPTEALQAAFVLTMGLTAP; encoded by the coding sequence ATGAGTGAAATCCTTTTGCAGATAGATGGGAAAGAGGTCAGGGCGCGGGAAGGAATGACCATCCTGGAGGCGGCGCGAAGCGCGGGAATCCATATTCCGACGCTGTGTCACCACGAGAAACTGGAACCGTTCGGCGGCTGCCGGCTCTGCATCGTGGAACTGGAAAGCCGCGGCTCCACAAGGCTTGTTGTGTCCTGCGTTTACCTGGTGGAAAAGAACCTCGTCGTCAGAACGCGATCCGAAAAGATCGATCGAATCCGCAAGATGATCCTGGAGCTCCTGCTGGCTCATGCCCCGGATTCTTTTGTTCTGGAGGAGCTGGCCCGGGAATACGGAGCGGATCGGAACCGCTTCGAAAAGGAGGCGTCCTTCTGCATTCACTGCGGCCTCTGCGTGCGGTACTGCGCCGAGGTCAAGAAAAAGAACGCCATCGGCTTCGTCGACCGGGGAATTCACAAGGAGATCAGCTTCATCCCGGAGATTGCCGCCAGGGAATGCATGAAATGCAGGGAGTGCTTCCCCCTGTGTCCCACGGAGGCTCTCCAGGCCGCGTTCGTTCTGACTATGGGGCTGACGGCGCCCTGA
- a CDS encoding NADH-ubiquinone oxidoreductase-F iron-sulfur binding region domain-containing protein encodes MVRLNSPEELESFRKEILSGRDPDKPCISICAGSGCVASGALEVIAAFREEIEKHGLAATVDTKGTGCPGFCERGPLVVIYPEEICYLQVTPEDVPEIIAQTVKEKKVVDRLLYVDPAKGEKAVHEYDISFYRNQERNVICNNIKIDSRSIDDYLANGGYSALGKALGSMTPVQVLEEVKKANLRGRGGAGFPAGVKWEGSRNAPDPVKYVIVNADEGDPGAFMDRALLEGNPHSILEGLILGGYAIGAPEGYIYVRHEYPLAVENITLAIQQAQTYGLLGENILGSGYSFRVYVNQGAGAFVCGESTALMTSIEGRAGEPRPKYVRSNVVGLWGHPTVLNNVETWANVPLIINRGADWFTSIGTESSKGTKIFSLVGKIANTGLVEVPMGISLRDIVYKIGGGIPGGKKFKAIQTGGPSGGCIPESLLDLPVGFDELTAAGSMMGSGGMIAMDEDTCMVDTARYFIKFLTDESCGKCVPCREGLRQMDNILTRITEGKGREGDIELLEALAETAQEAALCALGKSAPNPFLSTLQYFRDEYEAHIREKRCPALFCKALIAYVIDPEQCRACQLCVKKCPAGAIDGGKDLISVIDQEKCTKCGTCFEVCPPRFNAVRKISGEPVPPPVSGEARRVARGGKES; translated from the coding sequence ATGGTGCGGTTAAATTCACCTGAAGAATTAGAGAGCTTCAGGAAAGAGATATTATCCGGAAGAGATCCGGATAAACCCTGCATTTCCATCTGTGCCGGTTCCGGCTGTGTGGCTTCCGGCGCCCTCGAGGTCATTGCAGCCTTCCGGGAGGAAATTGAAAAGCATGGGCTGGCGGCGACGGTGGATACCAAGGGAACGGGATGTCCGGGATTCTGTGAAAGAGGGCCCCTGGTGGTGATCTATCCCGAGGAGATCTGCTATCTCCAAGTCACGCCGGAAGATGTTCCGGAGATCATCGCGCAGACCGTCAAAGAGAAGAAGGTCGTTGACCGCCTGCTTTATGTCGATCCCGCCAAGGGAGAGAAAGCGGTTCATGAATACGACATCTCCTTCTACCGGAATCAGGAACGGAATGTGATCTGCAACAACATAAAAATTGATTCCAGGAGCATCGATGACTATCTGGCCAACGGCGGCTATTCCGCCCTGGGCAAGGCCCTGGGTTCGATGACCCCGGTTCAGGTCCTGGAGGAAGTGAAAAAGGCGAACCTCCGCGGGCGGGGAGGCGCCGGCTTCCCCGCGGGAGTGAAGTGGGAAGGTTCCCGCAACGCCCCCGATCCGGTCAAGTATGTCATCGTCAACGCCGACGAGGGCGATCCCGGGGCGTTCATGGATCGTGCGCTTCTTGAAGGAAATCCGCATTCCATTCTTGAGGGGCTGATCCTCGGCGGCTATGCCATCGGCGCCCCAGAGGGGTACATTTACGTTCGTCACGAATATCCCCTGGCGGTGGAGAATATCACCCTGGCGATCCAGCAGGCACAGACCTATGGACTGCTGGGAGAAAATATCCTTGGTTCAGGCTACAGCTTCCGGGTGTATGTGAACCAGGGGGCCGGGGCGTTTGTCTGTGGTGAGTCGACGGCCTTGATGACGTCCATTGAAGGCCGGGCGGGAGAGCCCCGGCCGAAGTATGTCCGTTCCAACGTGGTCGGCCTCTGGGGTCACCCCACCGTGCTGAACAACGTGGAGACCTGGGCGAATGTGCCGCTGATCATCAACAGGGGGGCGGACTGGTTTACCTCCATTGGAACGGAGAGCAGCAAGGGGACGAAGATCTTCTCCCTGGTGGGCAAGATCGCCAATACAGGCCTGGTGGAAGTGCCCATGGGGATTTCGCTGCGGGACATCGTCTACAAGATCGGTGGCGGTATTCCCGGCGGGAAGAAGTTCAAGGCGATTCAGACCGGCGGACCGTCGGGAGGGTGCATCCCAGAGTCCCTGCTGGATCTGCCGGTCGGTTTCGATGAGCTGACGGCAGCCGGGTCCATGATGGGATCGGGCGGGATGATCGCCATGGATGAAGATACCTGCATGGTGGATACAGCCCGGTACTTCATCAAGTTCCTCACCGATGAATCGTGCGGCAAATGCGTCCCCTGCCGGGAGGGCTTAAGGCAGATGGACAATATCCTGACCCGCATCACCGAAGGGAAGGGCAGAGAGGGCGACATTGAGCTTCTGGAAGCGCTTGCCGAGACCGCCCAGGAAGCCGCCCTGTGCGCCCTGGGCAAGAGCGCCCCCAATCCCTTTCTGAGCACGCTGCAGTACTTCCGGGATGAATACGAGGCTCACATTCGGGAGAAGAGGTGTCCGGCGCTTTTTTGCAAGGCCCTGATCGCCTACGTCATAGACCCGGAACAGTGCCGGGCCTGTCAGCTGTGCGTCAAGAAGTGCCCGGCCGGGGCGATCGACGGCGGCAAAGACCTGATCAGCGTCATAGACCAGGAGAAGTGCACGAAATGCGGGACCTGCTTTGAAGTATGTCCCCCCCGCTTCAACGCGGTAAGGAAGATTTCCGGCGAGCCGGTTCCGCCTCCTGTTTCCGGGGAAGCGAGAAGGGTCGCCAGAGGGGGTAAGGAATCATGA
- a CDS encoding complex I 24 kDa subunit family protein — translation MDNERIDQIIEKHQGASSALIQILLDIQEENHWLPKEALERVSEKLQIPITTVRHAATFYKVFSTVPKGRHQVHVCLGTACHVRGATRVLDTVQESTGIKPGETDLDLKFSLETVNCLGCCALGPVMEIDGKVYGKATPSKTIDVLKKYE, via the coding sequence ATGGATAACGAGAGAATCGATCAGATCATCGAAAAGCATCAGGGAGCGTCCAGTGCGCTGATTCAGATACTGCTGGATATCCAGGAGGAGAATCACTGGCTTCCCAAGGAAGCGCTGGAGCGGGTCAGTGAGAAACTCCAGATTCCCATTACGACGGTGCGTCATGCCGCGACCTTTTACAAGGTCTTCAGCACGGTGCCGAAGGGTCGCCATCAGGTTCACGTCTGTCTGGGGACGGCCTGCCACGTCCGTGGGGCGACGCGAGTCCTGGACACCGTACAGGAATCCACCGGCATCAAGCCCGGGGAAACGGACCTGGATCTGAAGTTCAGCCTGGAAACGGTGAACTGTCTCGGCTGCTGCGCCCTGGGGCCCGTGATGGAAATCGACGGGAAGGTTTACGGCAAGGCGACGCCGAGCAAGACAATCGATGTGCTAAAAAAATACGAGTAG
- a CDS encoding hydrogenase iron-sulfur subunit produces MTTGLEFKPKILGFVCQWUGYGAADLAGVSRLQYATDIRLIRVMCSGRVDLTHVFRAFSKGADGVFVIGCHLGECNYITHGNYHALSTVLIAGKMMERVGLNPERLRIEFISGGEGILFAETMNDIERKVKAMGPIGEAEGIGKDTLAARLDAVTRLIPSIRLVERERLRLPLGKKREEVEAFFNSDEVNRIYDELIADKLAISEIMSLLRQQPLSTGEIAERLVLSPSAVSRHMNTSSRHGLVRYDTELKRYALA; encoded by the coding sequence ATGACAACAGGACTGGAATTTAAACCCAAGATACTCGGTTTTGTGTGCCAGTGGTGAGGGTACGGCGCAGCTGACCTGGCTGGAGTTTCCAGACTGCAATATGCGACCGATATTCGGCTCATTCGGGTCATGTGTTCCGGCAGAGTCGACCTGACCCACGTATTCCGGGCTTTCTCGAAGGGGGCCGATGGCGTGTTCGTCATCGGCTGTCACCTGGGGGAATGCAATTATATCACGCATGGGAATTACCATGCCCTGAGCACGGTTCTCATTGCCGGGAAAATGATGGAGCGCGTCGGGTTGAACCCCGAAAGGCTGAGGATCGAGTTTATCTCCGGCGGCGAGGGTATCCTTTTTGCCGAAACCATGAATGACATCGAGAGGAAGGTGAAGGCGATGGGGCCGATCGGCGAAGCGGAAGGGATCGGGAAAGATACGCTGGCGGCCAGACTGGATGCCGTGACGAGACTGATCCCCTCCATCCGGCTGGTGGAAAGGGAGAGGCTGAGATTGCCCCTTGGTAAAAAGAGAGAAGAAGTGGAAGCCTTTTTCAACAGTGATGAAGTGAACAGGATCTATGACGAGTTGATCGCCGACAAGCTGGCGATCAGTGAGATTATGTCCCTCCTGCGGCAGCAGCCTCTTTCCACGGGAGAAATCGCGGAGCGTCTGGTCCTCTCCCCGTCTGCCGTATCGAGACATATGAATACGTCATCCAGGCATGGCCTGGTCCGGTACGATACGGAACTGAAGCGTTACGCCCTGGCTTGA
- a CDS encoding CoB--CoM heterodisulfide reductase iron-sulfur subunit A family protein produces the protein MEKEQIDQLCKSFGNINFGDVMVVGGGISGIQASLDLATAGFKVYLVEKGPSIGGHMAQLDKTFPTNDCSMUILSPKLAEVGRHPNIEILSYTEVDSVDGEAGNFTVTLTKKPRYIQMDKCTGCAVCTEYCPVQYPDPFNQNISRNKAIHVYFSQAFPLVAYIDESCRYLKEKTCALCEGVCKADAIDFHQKPQKVEINVGAVILAAGLEPYDPRANPEYHYGEFVNVVTSMDFERLLSATGAYSGEILRASDLKHPHKIAWISCVGSRRVTEGENSYCSGVCCTYNQKQVILTKEHDAAAECTIFHNDIRSFGKDFERFYQRTADLPGVRFVRSYVSIVREDPVTKNVTIRYSTPDDGVREEEFEMVVLSVGLNPPAEAQAMAGKFGIDLNAHGFCLTDSAKPMETSRAGIFVSGGFQGPADIPDSVLTASAAGSQCGELLNYRRGKLSTERVYPQERDVSGEAPRIGVFVCHCGANIGRIVNVPDVVEYALTLPNVVHSQEQLFSCATNSSREITDMTREKGLNRVVVAACSPRTLEPLFRDTVREAGINQYYYEMANIREHNSWVHAREKEDATQKAKDLIRMSVARARSLEPLPEYDLSVDKTALVVGGGVAGMTCSLSIADQGHEVYLVEKEKELGGTARRIHYTLEGMDVQVYLNDLIRKVYRHPLVHVHTGATITEAGGYIGNFVTWVKSDRGPAEIRHGATVIAIGAQEYRPAEYLYGQDERVLTQLDLEEWIAEGDEKIVNAGSVVMIQCVGCRNEERNYCSKICCTHAIKNALKLKEKNPGMDVSILFRDMRTYGYAEDYYRQASEKDVKFIRFEPEDAPQVETVEEEGKPVLRVTTPDYILGAKMVLDADYLVLSAAAIPSAATQDVASLFKVTLNPDGFFKEAHVKLRPVEFGTDGVYLCGMAQYPKHISETVSQAYGAAGRVLTLLSRDIVTASGAVAQVDEGKCVSCGACITVCSYGAIDFYESLRGRRARVNPVLCKGDGVCNTVCPTSAVSLKHFTDEEIWNQIDAAVQEEETVSLMGTVC, from the coding sequence ATGGAAAAAGAACAGATCGATCAGCTTTGTAAAAGCTTCGGGAACATTAATTTCGGAGACGTCATGGTCGTCGGCGGCGGGATCAGCGGCATTCAGGCCTCTCTCGACCTGGCCACCGCCGGTTTCAAGGTCTACCTGGTGGAAAAGGGACCCAGCATCGGGGGGCATATGGCCCAGTTGGACAAGACCTTCCCCACCAACGACTGCTCCATGTGAATTCTCTCACCTAAACTGGCCGAGGTCGGCCGGCATCCAAACATCGAAATCCTGAGTTACACTGAAGTTGACAGTGTCGACGGAGAGGCGGGAAATTTCACGGTCACGCTGACCAAAAAGCCCAGATATATTCAGATGGACAAGTGCACAGGTTGTGCCGTCTGTACGGAGTACTGCCCGGTTCAGTACCCTGATCCCTTTAATCAAAATATATCTCGTAATAAAGCGATCCATGTCTATTTCTCCCAAGCCTTCCCCCTGGTGGCCTATATTGATGAAAGCTGCCGTTATCTTAAAGAAAAGACATGTGCTTTATGCGAGGGGGTCTGCAAGGCGGACGCCATCGATTTCCATCAGAAGCCGCAGAAGGTGGAGATCAATGTGGGGGCGGTCATTCTGGCGGCCGGTCTGGAGCCCTACGACCCCCGAGCGAATCCGGAATATCATTACGGCGAATTCGTCAATGTGGTCACCAGTATGGATTTCGAGCGGCTTCTGTCCGCCACGGGGGCTTATAGCGGTGAAATCCTGCGCGCCTCCGATCTGAAGCACCCCCATAAAATCGCGTGGATTTCCTGCGTCGGCTCGCGACGGGTGACCGAGGGCGAGAACAGTTATTGTTCAGGCGTCTGCTGCACCTACAACCAGAAGCAGGTGATCCTCACCAAGGAGCATGACGCGGCGGCGGAGTGCACGATCTTCCATAACGATATTCGTTCTTTCGGGAAGGATTTTGAACGGTTCTACCAGAGGACGGCGGACCTTCCCGGGGTACGGTTTGTCCGCAGCTACGTGTCCATCGTTCGTGAGGACCCGGTCACGAAAAACGTCACGATCCGATATTCCACACCCGATGACGGGGTCAGGGAAGAGGAGTTCGAGATGGTGGTTCTGTCCGTCGGTCTGAATCCTCCCGCCGAGGCGCAGGCGATGGCGGGCAAGTTCGGGATCGACCTCAACGCCCACGGGTTCTGCCTGACCGATTCGGCCAAGCCCATGGAGACCAGCAGGGCCGGCATCTTTGTCAGTGGAGGATTCCAGGGTCCGGCCGATATCCCGGATTCGGTTCTGACGGCCAGCGCTGCGGGTTCGCAGTGTGGCGAACTGCTGAATTACCGGCGGGGTAAGCTGTCCACGGAGAGGGTCTATCCCCAGGAGCGGGATGTCTCCGGGGAAGCGCCGCGGATCGGCGTCTTTGTGTGTCATTGCGGGGCCAATATCGGGAGGATCGTCAACGTTCCTGATGTGGTGGAGTATGCCCTGACCCTGCCCAATGTGGTCCACTCCCAGGAGCAGCTTTTTTCCTGCGCCACAAATTCTTCCCGGGAAATCACCGACATGACCCGGGAGAAGGGGCTCAACCGCGTAGTGGTTGCCGCCTGCTCCCCCCGGACCCTGGAGCCCCTGTTCCGGGACACCGTCCGGGAAGCGGGAATCAATCAGTATTATTACGAGATGGCGAACATCCGGGAGCACAACTCCTGGGTTCACGCCCGGGAGAAGGAAGACGCCACGCAGAAGGCGAAGGATCTGATCCGGATGTCCGTAGCGCGCGCCCGCAGTCTGGAGCCTCTGCCCGAGTACGATCTGTCCGTGGACAAAACGGCCCTGGTCGTCGGGGGCGGAGTTGCCGGGATGACTTGCTCCCTCTCCATCGCCGACCAGGGGCATGAGGTCTATCTGGTGGAAAAGGAAAAAGAGCTGGGGGGAACGGCAAGAAGGATTCATTACACCTTGGAGGGGATGGATGTCCAGGTCTACCTGAACGATCTGATCCGGAAGGTCTACCGTCACCCCCTGGTGCATGTGCATACGGGAGCGACCATCACGGAGGCGGGCGGTTATATCGGGAATTTCGTGACCTGGGTGAAATCCGACAGAGGCCCCGCGGAGATCCGGCACGGGGCCACGGTCATCGCCATCGGCGCGCAGGAGTACAGGCCCGCCGAATATCTCTATGGCCAGGATGAACGGGTGTTGACCCAGCTTGATCTGGAGGAATGGATCGCCGAAGGCGACGAGAAGATCGTCAATGCCGGGAGTGTCGTGATGATCCAGTGCGTGGGGTGCCGGAATGAGGAAAGGAATTACTGCAGCAAGATCTGCTGCACCCATGCCATCAAGAACGCCCTGAAGCTGAAGGAGAAAAATCCGGGAATGGATGTCTCCATTCTCTTCCGGGATATGAGGACCTACGGGTATGCCGAGGATTATTACCGGCAGGCCTCGGAGAAGGATGTGAAGTTCATCCGCTTCGAGCCGGAGGACGCCCCTCAGGTGGAAACGGTCGAGGAGGAAGGCAAGCCCGTACTAAGGGTTACGACGCCGGATTACATCCTGGGTGCGAAGATGGTTCTGGATGCCGATTATCTGGTTTTGTCCGCCGCCGCGATTCCTTCGGCCGCGACTCAGGATGTCGCGAGCCTGTTCAAGGTCACGTTGAACCCGGATGGATTTTTCAAGGAAGCCCACGTCAAGCTGCGGCCCGTTGAGTTCGGGACGGACGGCGTTTATCTCTGCGGAATGGCGCAGTATCCCAAGCACATCTCGGAAACGGTCAGCCAGGCTTATGGAGCGGCCGGGCGGGTTCTGACGCTTCTTTCCCGGGATATCGTGACGGCGTCCGGGGCGGTGGCCCAGGTGGATGAAGGGAAGTGCGTTTCCTGCGGGGCCTGCATCACGGTCTGCTCGTACGGCGCCATCGACTTCTACGAGTCGCTGCGGGGCAGAAGGGCCAGGGTGAATCCCGTCCTCTGCAAGGGAGACGGGGTCTGCAACACTGTGTGTCCGACCTCGGCGGTTTCCCTGAAGCACTTTACCGATGAGGAGATCTGGAACCAGATCGATGCGGCGGTTCAGGAAGAAGAAACGGTCAGTCTCATGGGTACGGTGTGTTGA
- a CDS encoding (Fe-S)-binding protein: METIAPFKEIIEEVKAHGGDAFKRCFQCGLCDAVCPWNKVRQFSMRKIVREATFGLTDIESEEMWRCTTCGRCPQQCPRDVKQIESGVALRRIATEYGVFPHSVQPIKSIRGSLVGSGNPLNEERGKRADWARGLDVKPFAEGMEILYFPDCYACYDPRMKKVAVATARILQAAGVDFGILGDKEVCCGESIRKAGDEEVFQRLAKENIKAFIDAGVKKILVSSPHCYHTFKNEYPEFRVNFEIVHITQYLAELIGEGRLKLDPDKVYEKKVTWHDPCYLGRHNGIYDEPRNVLQAVPGLEFTELPEHHVASLCCGGGGGRIWMETIKGERFCDLRIDQAVDVGAEVLVTACPYCITNFEDSRVTMGLDDRIEVKEITEVISELI; encoded by the coding sequence GTGGAGACTATAGCCCCCTTCAAGGAAATTATAGAGGAAGTTAAAGCGCACGGTGGAGACGCCTTCAAACGCTGTTTCCAATGCGGCTTGTGCGATGCCGTCTGTCCCTGGAACAAGGTGCGGCAGTTCAGCATGCGCAAGATCGTCCGTGAGGCCACGTTCGGCCTGACGGACATTGAGAGTGAAGAGATGTGGCGTTGCACCACCTGCGGAAGATGTCCCCAGCAGTGTCCGCGGGACGTAAAACAGATCGAATCCGGGGTTGCCCTGCGCAGGATTGCCACGGAGTACGGCGTATTTCCCCATTCCGTACAGCCGATCAAGAGCATCAGAGGCAGCCTTGTCGGTTCAGGGAACCCGCTGAACGAGGAGCGGGGCAAGCGAGCGGACTGGGCCAGGGGCCTGGATGTGAAGCCTTTTGCCGAGGGGATGGAGATTCTGTATTTTCCCGACTGCTATGCCTGCTATGACCCGCGGATGAAGAAGGTCGCGGTTGCCACAGCCAGGATTCTGCAGGCGGCCGGGGTGGATTTCGGCATCCTGGGCGACAAGGAAGTCTGCTGTGGCGAGAGCATCCGCAAGGCAGGCGATGAGGAGGTGTTCCAGCGCCTGGCGAAGGAGAACATCAAGGCCTTTATCGATGCGGGTGTGAAGAAGATTCTTGTTTCGTCCCCCCATTGCTACCATACCTTCAAGAACGAGTATCCCGAATTCAGGGTGAACTTCGAGATCGTTCACATCACCCAGTACCTGGCCGAGCTCATTGGCGAGGGACGGCTCAAGCTTGATCCGGACAAGGTGTATGAGAAGAAGGTCACCTGGCATGATCCCTGTTACCTGGGGCGGCACAACGGCATCTACGACGAGCCCCGCAATGTTCTGCAGGCCGTACCCGGTCTGGAGTTTACGGAACTGCCGGAACACCATGTCGCCAGTCTGTGCTGTGGCGGCGGCGGCGGTCGGATCTGGATGGAGACGATCAAGGGAGAGCGGTTCTGCGATCTGCGGATCGATCAGGCGGTCGATGTCGGGGCGGAGGTGCTGGTCACCGCCTGTCCGTACTGCATCACCAACTTCGAGGACAGCCGGGTCACCATGGGTCTGGATGACAGGATCGAGGTCAAAGAGATAACGGAAGTGATTTCGGAATTGATTTAG
- a CDS encoding 4Fe-4S dicluster domain-containing protein, with product MSGLVKKIVKTIKVDLDKCNGCRACEIACAAYHANPRYSSFNPSRARVRVVIDERNDEWVAIRSTGYAKAECDGRRVYTIKGKEYSECSFCGNACPARDLFKEPDSGLALKCDMCGDDPNQIPLCVQICSRDALTYEVTEKEVEEQIKPNEMEIGLESLADRYGLDKIMSAVARMAQQGAGVEAER from the coding sequence ATGAGTGGGTTGGTAAAGAAAATCGTCAAAACAATAAAAGTTGACTTGGACAAATGCAATGGTTGTCGAGCGTGTGAGATAGCCTGCGCGGCATACCACGCAAATCCGAGATACAGCTCTTTTAATCCGAGTCGTGCCAGGGTCAGAGTGGTTATTGATGAGCGGAATGATGAATGGGTTGCAATTCGCTCTACTGGTTATGCTAAGGCGGAATGTGATGGGAGGCGCGTATATACGATCAAGGGAAAGGAATACAGTGAGTGCAGCTTCTGCGGTAATGCCTGCCCGGCTAGGGATTTATTTAAAGAACCCGATTCCGGACTCGCCCTCAAATGCGATATGTGTGGGGACGATCCAAATCAAATACCATTGTGTGTCCAGATATGCAGCCGTGACGCCCTGACTTATGAAGTAACGGAGAAAGAAGTTGAAGAACAAATAAAACCGAATGAGATGGAGATCGGACTGGAAAGTCTGGCGGATCGCTATGGATTGGACAAAATCATGAGTGCGGTTGCCCGGATGGCGCAACAGGGTGCAGGCGTTGAAGCTGAAAGATAA